A single genomic interval of uncultured Sphaerochaeta sp. harbors:
- the infB gene encoding translation initiation factor IF-2, whose translation MSEENNKPKATLIKHVVNPTEHNKEQKSPAKEPESKPKAPAEKRRVVVVKKKVVVVKPQARKEAEKPENEKQEGKKTSKDEGSKEASEKKKTASEGRTSSVVRKAHRHSGSENLSSSPLHNGPVVIRPTNLPPVPNQGLTVKDHKELQDKNPGGISSKESPVPSAGPRVAGMVGGRPAPGTRPQYRPNNNRGGYQGQDNRGPGRPAGNGGYQGQDNRGPARPAGTGGYQGGPGRPGGYRPNPNGPARGGAPFQRNGGGGGFRGPGGPRPPFGGSQGGGGNRPPMQDMAPVNQRTNKKSFKKKNNATYKKRNAEEEKEFQIQRRKQQAAAKLAAVPKSIDMMEVITVSDLAKKMNLKAGEIIAKLLKMGMMVTINQQIDHETAEIICSEYNCQVNLVSLYDETLIVSDPDKDEDLIDRAPIVTVMGHVDHGKTKLLDAIRSTKVAEGEYGGITQHIGAYKVDLPGKGEVVFLDTPGHAAFSMMRARGAQVTDIVILVVAANDGVMPQTREAIDHARAANVPIIVAINKCDLPEAKPERVMQQLSDLGLMPEAWGGQTLYCEISALKKIGIDELLDTILLEAEMLELKVNANCRAEGKVIESRIDQGRGIVASILIERGTLRQGDHYVAGIYPGRVRAMFDDKGNKIEEAGPSTPVEIIGLSDIPGAGDPFQVTEDERQARQVGNKRQELERIGDSRNVKKVTLDNLYTKIKEGTIQEFNVIIKGDVQGSVEALQGALQKLSNDEIHLNVIRASAGAIIESDVTLASASEALVIGFNVRPTPRAQVLADQEKIEIRKYNIIYDVVDDIRSAMEGMLSPEVREVEIGTVEVRDTFKVPRIGTIAGCMVTSGKVKRNAYARVFREDIQLTSDKVKISSLKRFKDDAREVAEGFECGIGLENFNDLHVGDILEIIETEEIARKLVTKSE comes from the coding sequence ATGTCGGAAGAGAATAACAAGCCAAAAGCAACGTTGATCAAACATGTTGTGAATCCTACGGAACACAACAAAGAGCAGAAGAGTCCCGCCAAAGAACCTGAGTCCAAGCCAAAAGCTCCCGCTGAAAAGCGTAGGGTGGTTGTGGTAAAGAAGAAGGTAGTCGTGGTGAAGCCTCAGGCTCGCAAGGAGGCTGAAAAGCCCGAGAATGAGAAGCAGGAAGGCAAGAAGACCTCCAAGGATGAAGGCAGTAAGGAAGCATCTGAAAAGAAGAAGACAGCTTCTGAGGGCCGCACAAGCAGTGTGGTTCGAAAGGCCCATCGTCACAGTGGTTCAGAGAACCTATCCTCTTCTCCCTTGCATAACGGTCCGGTCGTCATCAGACCGACCAATCTGCCACCGGTCCCCAACCAGGGATTGACGGTCAAGGATCATAAGGAGTTGCAGGATAAAAATCCTGGTGGCATCTCTTCCAAAGAGAGTCCAGTCCCCAGTGCTGGCCCACGTGTAGCCGGTATGGTTGGTGGACGTCCAGCTCCTGGGACCAGACCACAATACCGCCCCAACAACAACAGGGGTGGGTATCAGGGTCAGGATAACCGTGGACCTGGAAGACCTGCCGGAAATGGCGGATATCAGGGCCAGGATAATCGTGGCCCAGCTAGACCTGCTGGAACCGGTGGGTATCAGGGTGGACCTGGTAGACCTGGTGGATACAGACCTAATCCGAACGGTCCTGCAAGGGGTGGTGCTCCATTCCAGCGCAATGGCGGTGGTGGTGGGTTTAGAGGACCTGGTGGTCCCCGTCCTCCCTTTGGTGGATCTCAAGGGGGTGGTGGAAATCGACCTCCTATGCAGGATATGGCTCCTGTTAACCAGCGTACCAACAAGAAAAGCTTCAAAAAGAAGAACAACGCTACCTATAAGAAACGGAATGCCGAAGAAGAGAAGGAATTCCAGATCCAGAGACGCAAGCAACAGGCAGCAGCCAAACTTGCAGCAGTACCCAAGTCCATTGATATGATGGAGGTCATTACCGTAAGTGACCTTGCCAAGAAAATGAACTTGAAAGCTGGAGAGATTATCGCGAAGCTTCTCAAGATGGGCATGATGGTTACCATCAACCAACAGATTGATCACGAAACAGCTGAAATCATCTGTAGCGAATATAACTGTCAGGTAAATCTGGTCTCTCTCTACGATGAAACTTTGATCGTAAGTGATCCGGACAAGGATGAGGACCTGATTGATCGTGCACCAATCGTGACGGTCATGGGACACGTTGACCATGGTAAGACCAAGTTGCTTGATGCAATTCGTTCCACCAAGGTTGCTGAAGGTGAGTATGGTGGGATTACCCAGCATATCGGAGCCTACAAGGTCGATCTTCCTGGAAAGGGTGAGGTTGTCTTCCTCGATACTCCTGGACACGCCGCATTCTCCATGATGCGTGCCCGTGGAGCGCAGGTTACTGACATTGTCATCCTGGTGGTTGCAGCCAATGATGGTGTAATGCCGCAAACTCGTGAAGCTATCGACCACGCTCGTGCAGCCAATGTTCCCATCATTGTAGCGATCAACAAGTGTGACCTACCTGAGGCAAAGCCTGAGCGTGTCATGCAACAGCTCTCTGACCTTGGCCTGATGCCTGAGGCATGGGGCGGACAGACACTGTATTGTGAGATATCTGCACTGAAGAAGATTGGTATTGACGAATTGCTTGATACCATCCTGCTTGAAGCTGAAATGCTTGAGCTGAAAGTCAATGCAAACTGCAGGGCTGAAGGAAAGGTTATTGAAAGTAGAATCGACCAGGGTAGGGGTATTGTTGCCTCCATCTTGATTGAACGTGGTACCCTGAGACAGGGAGATCACTATGTTGCAGGTATTTACCCAGGCCGTGTGAGAGCCATGTTTGATGACAAGGGAAACAAGATTGAGGAAGCTGGTCCTTCCACTCCTGTTGAGATCATCGGTCTCTCGGATATCCCGGGAGCAGGCGATCCGTTCCAGGTCACCGAAGATGAGAGACAGGCTCGTCAGGTTGGTAACAAACGACAGGAGCTCGAGAGAATCGGGGATAGCCGTAATGTGAAGAAGGTTACCTTGGATAATCTCTACACCAAGATCAAGGAAGGTACCATCCAGGAATTCAATGTCATCATCAAGGGTGATGTACAGGGTTCTGTTGAAGCATTGCAAGGCGCGTTGCAGAAACTCTCCAATGATGAGATCCATCTCAATGTAATCCGTGCAAGTGCCGGTGCAATCATTGAAAGTGATGTCACCTTGGCCAGTGCATCTGAGGCATTGGTAATCGGGTTCAACGTACGCCCAACTCCAAGAGCCCAGGTACTTGCTGACCAGGAAAAGATCGAGATCCGTAAATACAACATCATCTATGATGTGGTAGACGATATCAGAAGTGCTATGGAAGGTATGCTCAGTCCTGAGGTACGTGAGGTTGAGATTGGAACCGTTGAGGTCCGTGATACCTTTAAGGTACCCAGAATTGGAACAATTGCCGGATGTATGGTTACTAGTGGAAAGGTCAAGAGAAATGCCTATGCAAGGGTCTTCCGCGAAGATATCCAGCTCACTTCCGACAAGGTCAAGATTTCGAGCTTGAAGCGATTCAAGGATGATGCGAGGGAAGTTGCAGAAGGCTTTGAATGTGGTATTGGACTTGAAAATTTCAACGACTTGCATGTCGGAGATATCCTTGAGATCATTGAGACCGAGGAAATCGCCCGCAAGTTGGTAACAAAAAGTGAATAA
- the nusA gene encoding transcription termination factor NusA yields MATEIGDAIRSMVAEKSISEELVISTIEDILRAAYKRKFGTDENAVIEFSEDYTSVELASRRQIVDDDEWYNEVTEIPLSEAKEIHEECEIGDELLIPVDLKEFDRISVQSAKQRAHQSFRDIQKDTLYSEFKAKEGQLIIGYYRRQAPTGDIYVDIGSTEGLLPRRNQSSRESYQSNDKIKCYVESVEKAERGVRVILSRTSSELIRKLFEVEVPEIAQNQIDIIKIVREAGYRTKVAVASRNDDIDPVGACVGLKGNRIQTIMSEIEGEKIDILRYDPNPINYIRNALSPAQVKDVVVLDKNIYHAVAIVEDSQLSLAIGKQGLNVRLANKLVDWMIDVKTQAQFDEMDIAKEARSRAESIFLDEQEYYGEELVAQNDEEVFIGQEGEVVPEESFVDEDEIALSELPLDEMLLKKLHFHDVYSVEEFINLSEEDLASFSDLSEEEIIAIKDTINEYVDIVEDEEEAETEYVCPNCGSSITEDMNVCPNCGTGLVFEVE; encoded by the coding sequence ATGGCAACTGAAATTGGTGACGCTATTAGAAGTATGGTAGCGGAAAAGAGCATTTCCGAGGAGCTGGTTATCAGCACCATTGAGGACATACTCCGTGCTGCGTACAAACGTAAATTCGGTACCGATGAGAATGCCGTCATAGAGTTCAGTGAAGATTATACCAGCGTTGAGCTCGCGAGCAGACGCCAGATTGTCGATGATGACGAATGGTACAATGAGGTAACTGAGATTCCTCTCAGTGAAGCAAAAGAAATCCACGAGGAGTGTGAGATTGGTGATGAGTTGCTCATCCCCGTCGACCTCAAGGAATTCGACCGTATCAGTGTACAGAGTGCAAAACAACGCGCCCATCAGAGCTTTCGAGATATCCAGAAGGATACGCTGTACAGTGAATTCAAGGCAAAAGAAGGTCAGTTGATCATCGGTTATTACAGGAGACAAGCTCCAACCGGCGATATCTATGTCGATATCGGCAGCACTGAAGGCCTTCTTCCCAGGAGAAACCAGTCCAGCAGGGAAAGCTACCAGAGCAATGACAAGATCAAATGCTATGTTGAGAGCGTAGAAAAAGCTGAACGCGGGGTTCGGGTTATCCTTTCAAGAACAAGTAGTGAATTGATTCGCAAGCTCTTTGAGGTTGAAGTACCGGAAATTGCTCAGAACCAGATTGATATCATCAAGATTGTTCGTGAAGCCGGATACCGCACAAAGGTTGCCGTTGCATCACGTAATGACGATATTGACCCTGTCGGAGCCTGTGTTGGGTTGAAGGGAAATCGAATTCAGACTATCATGAGTGAGATAGAGGGTGAGAAGATTGATATTCTTCGCTACGATCCCAACCCAATCAACTATATCCGCAATGCACTCTCCCCAGCGCAGGTAAAGGATGTAGTGGTTCTTGACAAGAATATCTATCATGCAGTTGCCATTGTTGAAGACAGCCAACTCTCATTGGCCATTGGTAAACAGGGCTTGAATGTCCGACTCGCCAACAAGTTGGTAGACTGGATGATTGATGTGAAGACCCAGGCTCAGTTTGATGAGATGGATATTGCCAAGGAAGCCCGTTCAAGGGCTGAAAGCATCTTCCTTGATGAGCAAGAGTACTATGGTGAAGAACTCGTTGCCCAGAATGATGAGGAAGTGTTTATTGGACAGGAAGGCGAGGTTGTTCCTGAGGAGAGCTTCGTTGATGAGGATGAGATTGCCCTCTCTGAACTTCCTTTGGATGAGATGTTGCTGAAGAAACTCCATTTCCACGATGTATATAGTGTTGAAGAGTTCATCAATCTCAGCGAAGAGGATCTCGCGAGCTTCAGTGATTTGAGCGAGGAAGAGATTATTGCAATCAAGGATACCATCAATGAGTACGTTGATATCGTTGAAGATGAAGAGGAAGCTGAGACTGAGTATGTCTGTCCCAATTGTGGTTCCTCCATCACAGAGGATATGAATGTGTGCCCAAACTGTGGTACAGGTCTGGTATTTGAGGTAGAGTAA
- a CDS encoding ribosome assembly cofactor RimP, whose translation MIQKGIEETPLFREYEPLLSAMGITLVDINEIDRGSSVLVTIVILAKEEEVNVDHCAKVYRLVYPRMELILGERDLQLEVTTPGLQRTIKDSYEFSLFTGKRVRVYDTSKKAWVSGIIKTCDDHSLTLDEVFIEDEKEMIATMVVELASIQKAKLDYRWEDNSHGN comes from the coding sequence ATGATACAGAAAGGAATAGAAGAAACACCTTTGTTTCGTGAATACGAACCTCTGCTGAGTGCAATGGGCATTACATTGGTGGACATCAATGAGATTGACCGCGGAAGCAGTGTCCTGGTTACCATTGTAATCTTGGCAAAGGAAGAAGAAGTAAATGTCGACCACTGTGCGAAGGTATACCGATTGGTATATCCAAGAATGGAACTGATATTGGGGGAGCGTGATCTGCAACTCGAGGTAACCACTCCAGGCCTACAGCGCACAATCAAGGATAGCTATGAGTTCAGCTTGTTTACCGGCAAGCGTGTACGGGTTTATGATACAAGTAAGAAGGCATGGGTAAGTGGCATCATCAAAACATGTGATGACCATTCGCTTACGCTTGACGAGGTATTTATTGAGGATGAAAAAGAGATGATTGCAACAATGGTTGTGGAGCTGGCTTCTATCCAGAAGGCTAAACTCGACTATAGATGGGAGGACAATTCACATGGCAACTGA
- the mutS gene encoding DNA mismatch repair protein MutS — protein sequence MSAKETLTPMMVQYHQIKEQHQGEVLFFRLGDFYEMFEDDAREVSRLLNLTLTKRNGQPMCGIPYHAAKTYIKRLLEAGKKIAICEQTSLNQEGGKKLATREVVQVITPATVIEDDYLNAEQSSYVLSISFQKQGISVSYADITTGEFSLRTLGKDHHYGSLLAVLEQVRPRELLVNEDDYFLYQDYQDLLASQQAMVSKLPPWRFSIADGYSLLCSHIRSTSLKAFSLEEKDHRLSSAGALLWYLKETAKTSLNQIDSYTVVEETQFLHIDEASRKSLELVSNTNDGSEKFTLFSAINATLTSMGTRQLKNWITQALTDIEQILFRQRWVEMLFLDRDELGRVRSILKQVLDIQRLTSRIAMNRQVPRDLTGIAQTISAFFQLVDQRYQDLLPSKLDETQLNMLLQLASEIQEAINDQWQGPFEEGKVIRKGFDAQLDALRGTKSGGKELLDAYLKQLKEETGIPTIKLSSNKILGHYIEVTKTHASKVPSTFYRKQTLVNAERFTSDELIKLEQQILESAALAEEREKEVYETLVSKTRDLQQILLSISGFLSDLDCLQSFASTAITHQYTKPSFTDEDVLILEGARHPVVEQHLTPGGFVANDLTIRSTGKRFCLITGPNMAGKSTFLRQSALLVLLAQIGSFVPATKARLGIVDRLYCRVGASDNLARGESTFLVEMQEAAHILRTATRHSLVIVDELGRGTSTQDGMSIAYAMMQKLLSMDCKTLFATHYHELARIDTSAIQLLTLQVSEMGGEVKFLRRVIEGIANSSYGLNVARMAGVGRDIIRQARQFQKQHFTEYDLAAMQPDLFSAASEQEELPYSNLDANEREVIDALESFSIDQSSPLEALLLLKDLQEKLQAR from the coding sequence ATGAGCGCGAAAGAGACTTTGACACCCATGATGGTCCAGTACCATCAGATCAAAGAGCAACACCAAGGGGAAGTACTGTTCTTCCGCCTTGGTGATTTCTATGAGATGTTTGAGGATGATGCCCGGGAAGTCTCCCGCCTCCTCAACCTAACTCTCACCAAGCGCAATGGTCAGCCAATGTGCGGCATTCCGTATCATGCGGCAAAAACCTATATCAAACGATTGTTGGAAGCAGGGAAGAAGATTGCAATCTGTGAGCAGACCAGCCTCAACCAGGAAGGCGGGAAAAAGCTGGCAACCCGTGAAGTGGTGCAGGTTATCACACCTGCTACAGTCATTGAAGATGACTATCTTAATGCAGAACAATCCAGCTATGTCTTGAGCATCTCATTCCAGAAACAGGGTATTTCTGTCAGCTATGCAGACATCACCACAGGTGAGTTCTCATTGAGGACGCTAGGAAAAGATCATCACTATGGTTCACTGCTTGCTGTATTGGAACAAGTGCGGCCCAGGGAACTCTTGGTAAATGAGGACGATTATTTTCTCTACCAGGACTACCAGGATTTACTAGCCTCTCAGCAAGCAATGGTAAGCAAGCTTCCGCCTTGGAGATTTTCCATTGCTGATGGATACAGTTTGCTCTGCAGCCATATACGAAGTACGAGCCTGAAGGCCTTTTCCCTGGAGGAAAAGGACCATCGGCTTTCCAGTGCAGGGGCTCTGCTCTGGTATTTGAAAGAGACAGCAAAGACAAGCCTGAACCAGATTGACTCATATACGGTGGTTGAAGAGACTCAATTTCTGCATATCGATGAGGCAAGCAGAAAAAGTCTTGAGCTGGTAAGCAATACCAATGATGGAAGTGAGAAATTCACGCTTTTCTCGGCGATCAATGCCACCCTCACCAGTATGGGTACCCGTCAGTTGAAAAACTGGATCACTCAAGCCTTGACTGATATCGAGCAAATTCTCTTTCGCCAAAGATGGGTTGAGATGCTTTTCCTGGACCGTGATGAACTGGGCAGGGTCAGGTCGATCCTGAAACAAGTATTGGATATCCAGCGCCTGACTAGCCGCATTGCCATGAATAGGCAGGTTCCCAGGGACCTGACAGGGATTGCCCAGACCATTTCAGCCTTTTTCCAATTGGTTGATCAACGATACCAAGATCTCCTTCCCTCCAAGCTGGATGAAACGCAGCTTAACATGTTGCTCCAGCTTGCAAGTGAAATTCAGGAAGCCATCAATGACCAGTGGCAAGGTCCATTTGAGGAAGGAAAGGTAATCCGTAAAGGTTTTGATGCACAACTTGATGCACTCAGAGGTACCAAATCTGGTGGTAAGGAGCTGTTGGACGCCTATCTCAAGCAACTGAAGGAAGAGACGGGAATTCCTACCATAAAGCTCTCTTCCAACAAGATCCTTGGTCATTATATTGAGGTTACCAAAACCCATGCCTCTAAGGTTCCCTCTACCTTCTACCGCAAACAAACACTGGTGAATGCCGAAAGGTTCACCAGTGATGAATTGATCAAACTGGAACAACAAATCCTTGAGAGTGCCGCTTTGGCTGAAGAGAGGGAGAAGGAAGTCTACGAAACATTGGTATCCAAGACCAGGGACTTACAACAGATTCTACTTTCCATCAGTGGATTCCTCAGTGACCTGGATTGTTTGCAGAGCTTTGCAAGTACGGCAATCACACACCAATATACCAAGCCGAGCTTTACAGACGAGGATGTGCTTATCCTGGAAGGGGCAAGACATCCAGTGGTAGAACAACATCTCACCCCTGGTGGTTTTGTTGCCAATGACCTGACGATAAGAAGTACCGGGAAACGGTTCTGTTTGATTACAGGACCGAATATGGCAGGCAAGTCAACTTTCCTCAGGCAGAGCGCATTGCTGGTTCTCCTTGCGCAAATTGGCAGTTTCGTCCCTGCAACGAAAGCAAGGCTTGGCATCGTCGATCGTCTCTACTGCAGGGTAGGGGCGAGTGACAATCTTGCCCGTGGAGAGTCCACCTTCCTTGTAGAGATGCAGGAAGCTGCCCACATTCTCAGAACAGCTACAAGGCATTCTCTTGTAATCGTAGATGAACTGGGCAGGGGTACCAGTACCCAGGATGGAATGTCGATTGCCTATGCCATGATGCAGAAACTCCTGTCCATGGATTGCAAGACACTGTTTGCAACCCACTACCATGAACTTGCCCGAATTGATACCAGCGCCATCCAACTCTTGACGTTGCAGGTAAGCGAGATGGGAGGGGAAGTAAAGTTCCTGAGGAGAGTCATTGAGGGAATTGCAAACAGTTCCTATGGGTTGAATGTTGCAAGAATGGCAGGGGTTGGCCGTGATATCATCCGCCAAGCCCGTCAATTCCAGAAACAACATTTTACTGAGTATGACCTAGCTGCCATGCAACCTGATCTGTTCAGTGCTGCCTCTGAACAGGAAGAGCTTCCCTATAGTAATCTTGATGCAAATGAAAGAGAAGTCATCGATGCATTGGAGTCATTCAGCATAGACCAGTCATCTCCCTTGGAGGCGCTCCTGTTATTGAAAGATTTACAGGAGAAATTGCAAGCAAGGTAG